The sequence AGTCGATATAGCGAAGGTTCACTTTGGTACGGCTCTGGATGCCAGCGTGGCTCATTGCCTCGATCAGAGATTTGTAGGCGTCCAGAAGTTCCATGTATTTGCCAACCATGGCGATCGTGACTTCTTTCTCGGGGTTCAGCTTGGCGTCGACCACGCGGTCCCACTCGGAAAGATCGGCGCCGCCACACTCCAGGCCAAAGCGCTCGACGACAAAATCGTCCAGGCCCTGCGCGTGCAGCACACCGGGAATCTTGTAGATGGTATCGACGTCTTCCAGACTGATTACCGCGCGCTCTTCAACGTTGGTGAACAACGCAATCTTGCGACGCGATGACACGTCGATCGGATGATCGGAGCGGCAGACCAGCACATCCGGCTGCAAGCCGATGGAACGCAGCTCCTTGACCGAATGCTGGGTCGGCTTGGTCTTGGTCTCGCCGGCAGTGGCGATGTAGGGCACCAGCGTCAGGTGCATCAACATGGCCCGCTTGGCGCCGACTTCGACACGTAGCTGGCGAATCGCCTCGAGGAAGGGCTGCGATTCAATGTCGCCAACAGTCCCGCCGACTTCCACCAGCGCGACATCGGCGTCACCGGCACCCTTGATGATCCGACGCTTGATCTCGTCGGTGATGTGCGGAATGACCTGGATGGTCGCACCCAGATAGTCGCCGCGGCGCTCACGGCGCAGTACGTCTTCGTAGACGCGGCCGGTGGTGAAGTTGTTGTTCTGGGTCATGGTCGTGCGGATGAACCGCTCGTAATGACCCAGGTCGAGATCGGTCTCGGCACCGTCGTGCGTGACGAACACTTCACCGTGCTGGAACGGGCTCATTGTGCCCGGATCGACGTTGATGTAAGGGTCCAGCTTGAGCATCGTGACCTTCAGGCCCCGCGCCTCCAGGATGGCCGCCAATGAAGCCGAGGCGATGCCTTTCCCCAATGAAGAAACAACACCACCCGTGACGAAGATGTAGCGCGTCATGAAAAACCCTAGAAGTCTGCGTTAAGCGGTCAGCGCCGCCGGGGAAAAGCGAAGGTGCCATTGCGCCGAAGGCGGCAATAGCGCAACTGCCACGGTTTTCGAAGAAAGCCGCAGAAGCTGTATTGGGACGGGAGCGTAGTCTACTCGAAAGACCCCACTAGCTCAAACCTGGCGTCGGTCGGTGGCGTCCAGATCAACGACAGTGCCTGAACATCCAATTGCGGCAGATTCGATACCGCGATCAGCCGGTCGTCACGATAGAGCAACGGCAAACGCGAACGAACGAAGCCCGGCACCCCTGCCTCGTTGAGCAGTCGCTTGAGATCGCGGCGCCCCCGCCCCGGCAAATCCAGCGACTCGCCGCCATGGCGATAACGCACCTCTAGCGAAGACGCTCCAACATGACCCACGAGGCGCAGGCTGCCATTGCCCGGCAATTGCAGCGCCTTATCCGGTTGCGACCATTCCAGAGGGCCGCTCGGAGCATCCAGCCAGGGCCCGGAAAGCCACCAGATGCGACCGTCTCCCCGATGCAGTTCGCCGGCGGCCAGTCGCCAGACCGGCGCGGCATCCGAAACGGCGTCGCGCAAGGCCTCCCAGCCTGCCCAGTGGTCGCTGTCAGGCAGCGCCGTCCAGTTCGCCAGCCAACGCCGCAGCGCATTACGCTGGCGTGCAGGGCTTAGCCTCTGGAGGGAAGACAGGCAGAGACTCGGCACCCCCAGCCACTGATAGCGACCGCCCACCCGAGCGTGTTGCAAATCGATTTCGGCGAGTTCGTCCAACAGATGCTGCGCCTCGCCCAGATGCGTCGCGGCGCGCGACATGCACGCGGCAGCGCCTGGCCAGCGCCTCCGCAACACTGGCATGACGTGGTGTCGAAGGTAATTACGGGCATGGTCGTCGCACTGATTGCTTGGGTCGTCGATCCAATCGAGCCCCTGCTCCCGCGCATACGCCGCGATCTCGTCGCGACCGATATCCAGCAAGGGTCGCATCAGCCACCCTTTACCCAGCGCGCGGCACGCAGGCATCCCGGCCAGCCCGCGCACACCCGCACCGCGCAACAGGCGGAAGAGCACGGTTTCCGCCTGGTCATCGCGATGCTGAGCGGCAAGCAATACCTCGCCAGGATTCAGAGACTCGCAGAAGGCGTCATAGCGCGCCTCCCGCGCCGCACGCTCGAGACTGGGGCCAGGCGCGACCTGGACGCGCCTGACATGCAGGTCGACGCCCAGCCGCTCGCAAACCGCCCGGCAGTGCGCCGGCCAGGCATCCGCGGATGCCTGCAAACCATGATGAATATGGAGAGCGCCGAGCGGCGGCAACGCCTGCCTTTTTGCGAGCCGCGCCAAGGCATGCAGCAGTACGGTCGAGTCCAGCCCACCGGAAAACGCCACCAGCCAACGAGGCGCGGTGCGCCAGGGTTTCAGAGCATCAAGCAGGCGAGACTCGAGAGACATGGGATCGCAACTCCGGATACAGGGCGGCAACATAGACCGGAAAGGCCAGGCACCCATCAATCGATGCGACGAACCCCTGAGCACGGACGAGCACCGGGCAAGGTCGCGTCCTCAGGCCAAAAAAAACGGCGGTAACCCGCCGTTTCTATTTAGCCTTAAAGCGACCGTCAGGCGATACCGTAGCTCATCAGGCGCTCGTAGCGACGGGTGAGCAAGGCGTCCGTGTCGAGGCCCTTGAGCATGTCGAGCTGAGCGGTCAGCTCTTCACGCAGGGAGGCCGCGGTCACGGCCGGATTACGATGGGCGCCGCCCAGGGGTTCGGCGATGACCTTGTCGACGATACCCAGGTCTTTCAGACGCTCTGCGGTGACGCCCATGGCCTCGGCCGCTTCCGGCGCCTTGTCCGCGGTGCGCCAGAGAATAGAGGCACAACCTTCCGGAGAGATGACCGCATAGGTCGAGTACTGAAGCATGTTCAACTGGTCGCAAACACCGATCGCCAAAGCGCCGCCAGAACCGCCTTCACCGATCACGGTCGCGATGATAGGGGTCTTCAGGCGAGCCATGACGCGCAGGTTCCAGGCAATCGCCTCGCTCTGATTACGCTCCTCGGCATCGATGCCCGGATAGGCGCCCGGCGTGTCGATGAAGGTCAGGATGGGCATCTTGAAGCGCTCGGCCATCTCCATCAGGCGGCACGCCTTGCGATAACCTTCCGGACGCGGCATGCCGAAGTTACGGCGGACCTTTTCGCGCACTTCACGGCCCTTCTGATGCCCGATCACCATGATCGGCTCACCGTTCAGGCGAGCTGTACCACCCACGATCGCCGCGTCATCGGAGAAATGACGATCGCCGTGCAGCTCTTCGAACTCGGTGAACAGGTGGCTGATGTAATCGAGCGTGTAGGGGCGCTGCGGGTGGCGAGCCAGGCGAGCGATCTGCCAGCTGGTGAGATTGCCGAAGATGCTCTCGGTGAGCGACTCGCTCTTGTCCTGTAGACGAGCAATCTCATCGCCAATATTCAGCGAGTTGTCATTACCAACCAGGCGCAGCTCTTCGATCTTGGCTTGCAGGTCGGCGATCGGCTGTTCGAAATCGAGAAAATTCGGGTTCATAGGCATCCGTCATGCGTCGACGGCCAGGCGGCCGGGAGGCTGTTCCGTTTTTTGCGCCCTACCTTACGGGACGGGCGCATTCAGGTCGAACAAAATGTTCGCAATCTGACCCGATCCAGGATCGGGCCGCTTCGGGCGTAAGCCGGGGTGCACGCGGTATTTGGCGCAAAGACCCGCTACGTCCCGCTATCGGTATTGCAGAAAGACGTTGTCGCGCCCGAACTGGTCACGCAATGCCTGAATCAAGTTATCGGCCGGGTCGATTCGCCAGCTTTCGCCGAATTGCAAAAGGGCTCGGGCGTCGCTTCCGGTGTACTCCAGCGTGATCGGGCAGGCGCCCCGGTGGCGCCCGCAGACGTCTGCCAGCCAGCGTACCCGATCACCTTTCAACGCGTCGCTGGCGACCTTCACACGCAGACTCTCGGCCAGCCCGGTGCGCGCTTCTTCAAGGCTCATCACCCGCTTGGCACGCAGGCGCAGACCGCCGGAGAAGTCGTCGTTACTGACTTCACCTTCAACGACCACCAGCGCGTCGGTCTGCAACAGGGCCTGGGCACTATTGAACGCTTCGGCGAACAGCGACGCTTCGATCCGTCCGGAACGGTCGTCCAGGGTGATGAAGCCCATCTTGTCGCCTTTCTTGTTCTTCATCACGCGCAGGTTGACGATCAGGCCGGCAATGGTCTGCTCGCCGCGCGCGGGACGCAGATCAATAATTCGCTGGCGGGCAAAGCGGCGAACTTCGCCCTCGTACTCGTCGATCGGATGACCGGTAAGGTAAAGCCCGAGCGTGTCCTTTTCCCCCTTCAGCCGCTCCTTCAGCGACAGCTCGCGCGCCTTGCGATGGTTGGCATAGACGTCAGCCTCCGGCTCGGCGAACAGACCGCCGAACAGGTCCATGTGACCGCTGTCGAGGCTGCGCGCCGTCTGTTCGGCGGCCTGGATGGCTTCTTCCATGGCCGACAGCAGAACCGCGCGGTTGCGATCGATATTGGCCTGATAGGTCTTCGGTTCGTCGGAAAAGTAAGGGCCGAGACGGTCCAGCGCGCCACCTCGTATCAGCGCTTCGAGCGTGCGCTTGTTGATACGCTTGAGGTCGACGCGGCTGCAGAAGTCGAACAAATCCTTGAACGGTCCGCCTTCGTTGCGGCATTCGCAGATCGCCTCCACCGGCCCCTCGCCGACGCCCTTGATGGCGCCGAGGCCGTAGACGATTCGCCCGTCATCGCTGACGGTGAACTTGAACTCGGAGTTGTTCACGTCCGGCGCATCGATGCGCAGCTTCATGCTGCGGCATTCTTCGATCAGCGTGACCACCTTGTCGGTGTTGTGCATGTCGGCCGAGAGCACCGCCGCCATGAAGGGCGACGGGTGATGAGCCTTGAGCCAGGCGGTCTGGTACGACACCAGCCCGTAGGCCGCCGAGTGCGACTTGTTGAAACCGTAGCCGGCGAATTTTTCCACCAGATCGAAGATGTTGCCCGCCAGATCGGCATCGATTCCGTTGTTGGCGCAGCCTTCGATGAAGCCGCCGCGCTGCTTGGCCATTTCCTCGGGCTTCTTCTTGCCCATGGCGCGGCGCAACATGTCCGCCTGACCGAGCGTATAGCCGCCCATCACCTGAGCGATCTGCATCACCTGTTCCTGGTACAGGATGATGCCGTAGGTGGGCGCCAGCACCGGCTTGAGGCCTTCGTACTGGTAGTCCGAATGCGGGTAGGAGATTTCCGCGCGACCGTGTTTGCGGTTGATGAAGTCATCGACCATGCCCGACTGCAGCGGACCAGGGCGGAACAGCGCCACCAGAGCGATGAGATCTTCCAGGCAGTCCGGCTTGAGCTTCTTGATCAGCTCCTTCATCCCGCGGGATTCGAGCTGGAACACCGCTGTGGTTTCGGCCTTCTGCAACAAGGAGAAGGTCGGTTTGTCATCCAGCGGGATGAAATCGATGTTCAGCGGCTCCAGGCCCTTCTTGGCCTGTTCGCGATTGATCGTTTCCATGGCCCATTTGATGATGGTCAGGGTGCGCAGTCCGAGGAAGTCGAACTTGACCAAACCGGCCTGCTCGACGTCGTCCTTGTCGAACTGGGTGACCAGGCTGCCGCCCTCATCATCGCAGGCAATCGGCGCGAAATCGGTGAGTTTGGTCGGCGCGATGACCACGCCGCCAGCATGCTTGCCGGTGCCGCGCGTGATGCCTTCGAGCTTGAGCGCCATGTCCCAGATTTCCCGGGCATCCTCGTCGACGGCAAGGAAGTCCCGAAGCGGCTCCTCCATCTCGTAGGCCTTTTCGAGGGTCATGCCGACTTCGAATGGAATCATCTTCGAGAGTCGGTCAGCCAGGCCATAGGACTTGCCCTGCACGCGCGCCACGTCGCGCACCACGGCCTTGGCCGCCATGGTGCCGAAGGTGATGATCTGACTGACCGCGTTGCGGCCGTATTTCTCGGCCACGTAATCGATTACGCGGTCGCGGCCATCCATGCAGAAGTCGACGTCGAAGTCGGGCATGGAGACCCGCTCGGGGTTCAGGAAGCGCTCGAACAGCAGGTCATAGGCCAGCGGGTCGAGGTCGGTGATCTTCTGTACGTAGGCGACCAGCGAACCGGCACCCGACCCCCGCCCGGGCCCAACCGGCACACCGTTGTTCTTCGCCCACTGGATGAAGTCCATAACGATCAGGAAGTAGCCCGGGAAGCCCATCTGGATGATGATGTCGAGCTCGAAATTCAGCCGGTCGACATAGACCTGCTTCTTCGCCTCATAGTCGGGCGTGTCCTTGGGCAGCAGCACTTCCAGACGCTCTTCGAGACCGTCGAACGACACCTTGCGGAAATACTCGTCCATGGTCATGCCGTCCGGCACCGGAAAATCCGGCAGGAAGTAGGTGCCCAACTGGACTTCGATGTTGCAGCGGCGCGCGATCTCGACGGTATTTTCCAGCGCCTCGGGCAGATCGCTGAACAACTCCCACATTTCCTCGGGGGTTTTCAGGTACTGCTGATCGGAATAGTTACGCGGCCTGCGCGAATCGTCGAGGGTACGACTTTCACCAATGCAGACGCGCGTTTCGTGAGCTTCGAAATCGTCCTGTTTGAGAAAGCGTACATCGTTGGTGGCGACCAGCGGCACGCTGCAACGCTGCGCCAAGGCGACGGCGGCATGCAGATGCTCTTCATCGTTGACGCGGCTGGTGCGCTGTACTTCGAGATAGAAACGTTGCGGGAACACCGCTT is a genomic window of Stutzerimonas stutzeri containing:
- a CDS encoding CTP synthase; the protein is MTRYIFVTGGVVSSLGKGIASASLAAILEARGLKVTMLKLDPYINVDPGTMSPFQHGEVFVTHDGAETDLDLGHYERFIRTTMTQNNNFTTGRVYEDVLRRERRGDYLGATIQVIPHITDEIKRRIIKGAGDADVALVEVGGTVGDIESQPFLEAIRQLRVEVGAKRAMLMHLTLVPYIATAGETKTKPTQHSVKELRSIGLQPDVLVCRSDHPIDVSSRRKIALFTNVEERAVISLEDVDTIYKIPGVLHAQGLDDFVVERFGLECGGADLSEWDRVVDAKLNPEKEVTIAMVGKYMELLDAYKSLIEAMSHAGIQSRTKVNLRYIDSEDIENQGTGLLEGMDAILVPGGFGLRGVEGKIATVKYARENKIPYLGICLGMQVAVIEFARNVLGWTDANSTEFDKDSTHPVVGLITEWADATGSVETRTDASDLGGTMRLGAQECGLEAGSNVFACYGKERIVERHRHRYEVNNNLLPQLQSAGLKITGRSGDGALVEVVEAPDHPWFVACQFHPEFTSTPRDGHPLFSGFVKAALDHKASKA
- the tilS gene encoding tRNA lysidine(34) synthetase TilS, whose protein sequence is MSLESRLLDALKPWRTAPRWLVAFSGGLDSTVLLHALARLAKRQALPPLGALHIHHGLQASADAWPAHCRAVCERLGVDLHVRRVQVAPGPSLERAAREARYDAFCESLNPGEVLLAAQHRDDQAETVLFRLLRGAGVRGLAGMPACRALGKGWLMRPLLDIGRDEIAAYAREQGLDWIDDPSNQCDDHARNYLRHHVMPVLRRRWPGAAACMSRAATHLGEAQHLLDELAEIDLQHARVGGRYQWLGVPSLCLSSLQRLSPARQRNALRRWLANWTALPDSDHWAGWEALRDAVSDAAPVWRLAAGELHRGDGRIWWLSGPWLDAPSGPLEWSQPDKALQLPGNGSLRLVGHVGASSLEVRYRHGGESLDLPGRGRRDLKRLLNEAGVPGFVRSRLPLLYRDDRLIAVSNLPQLDVQALSLIWTPPTDARFELVGSFE
- a CDS encoding acetyl-CoA carboxylase carboxyltransferase subunit alpha; the protein is MNPNFLDFEQPIADLQAKIEELRLVGNDNSLNIGDEIARLQDKSESLTESIFGNLTSWQIARLARHPQRPYTLDYISHLFTEFEELHGDRHFSDDAAIVGGTARLNGEPIMVIGHQKGREVREKVRRNFGMPRPEGYRKACRLMEMAERFKMPILTFIDTPGAYPGIDAEERNQSEAIAWNLRVMARLKTPIIATVIGEGGSGGALAIGVCDQLNMLQYSTYAVISPEGCASILWRTADKAPEAAEAMGVTAERLKDLGIVDKVIAEPLGGAHRNPAVTAASLREELTAQLDMLKGLDTDALLTRRYERLMSYGIA
- the dnaE gene encoding DNA polymerase III subunit alpha; this encodes MSVSFVHLRLHTEYSLVDGLVRVKPLVKAVAGVGMPAVAVTDQSNMCSLVKFYKAAQGAGIKPICGADIWLANRDEDGPLSRLTLLAMNGKGYRNLTELISRGWTEGQRNDQIIIEREWVKAAAEGLIALSGAKEGEIGHALLDGEDALAETLLAEWQAVFPQRFYLEVQRTSRVNDEEHLHAAVALAQRCSVPLVATNDVRFLKQDDFEAHETRVCIGESRTLDDSRRPRNYSDQQYLKTPEEMWELFSDLPEALENTVEIARRCNIEVQLGTYFLPDFPVPDGMTMDEYFRKVSFDGLEERLEVLLPKDTPDYEAKKQVYVDRLNFELDIIIQMGFPGYFLIVMDFIQWAKNNGVPVGPGRGSGAGSLVAYVQKITDLDPLAYDLLFERFLNPERVSMPDFDVDFCMDGRDRVIDYVAEKYGRNAVSQIITFGTMAAKAVVRDVARVQGKSYGLADRLSKMIPFEVGMTLEKAYEMEEPLRDFLAVDEDAREIWDMALKLEGITRGTGKHAGGVVIAPTKLTDFAPIACDDEGGSLVTQFDKDDVEQAGLVKFDFLGLRTLTIIKWAMETINREQAKKGLEPLNIDFIPLDDKPTFSLLQKAETTAVFQLESRGMKELIKKLKPDCLEDLIALVALFRPGPLQSGMVDDFINRKHGRAEISYPHSDYQYEGLKPVLAPTYGIILYQEQVMQIAQVMGGYTLGQADMLRRAMGKKKPEEMAKQRGGFIEGCANNGIDADLAGNIFDLVEKFAGYGFNKSHSAAYGLVSYQTAWLKAHHPSPFMAAVLSADMHNTDKVVTLIEECRSMKLRIDAPDVNNSEFKFTVSDDGRIVYGLGAIKGVGEGPVEAICECRNEGGPFKDLFDFCSRVDLKRINKRTLEALIRGGALDRLGPYFSDEPKTYQANIDRNRAVLLSAMEEAIQAAEQTARSLDSGHMDLFGGLFAEPEADVYANHRKARELSLKERLKGEKDTLGLYLTGHPIDEYEGEVRRFARQRIIDLRPARGEQTIAGLIVNLRVMKNKKGDKMGFITLDDRSGRIEASLFAEAFNSAQALLQTDALVVVEGEVSNDDFSGGLRLRAKRVMSLEEARTGLAESLRVKVASDALKGDRVRWLADVCGRHRGACPITLEYTGSDARALLQFGESWRIDPADNLIQALRDQFGRDNVFLQYR